From the genome of Orcinus orca chromosome 5, mOrcOrc1.1, whole genome shotgun sequence, one region includes:
- the LOC101276219 gene encoding THAP domain-containing protein 6-like, with translation MVKSCLAIGCASRCLPNSRLKGLTFRIFPTDENVKRKWVLARKDLIWEPKKGDVLCSRHFKKDFDRSAPNIKLKPGVIPSNSPSHLYEHSYSVMDSPKKLKHKLDQMISELEDTKKSLRNVLDGEKRFQKSLRKTIRELKDECLICQETANRLEVFCRE, from the exons ATGGTGAAATCTTGCTTGGCCATTGGATGTGCTTCTCGCTGTTTACCAAATTCCAGGTTAAAAGGACTGACATTTCGCATATTCCCCACAGATGAAAACGTCAAAAGAAAATGGGTATTAGCGAGAAAAGACCTGATCTGGGAGCCTAAAAAAGGAGATGTGCTGTGTTCAAGGCACTTTAAGAAAGATTTTGACAGAAGCGCTCCAAATATTAAACTGAAACCTGGAGTCATACCTTCTAATTCCCCATCTCACTTata TGAGCATAGCTACAGTGTAATGGACAGTCCAAAGAAACTTAAGCATAAATTAGATCAAATGATCAGCGAGCTAGAGGATACCAAGAAAAGTCTGCGGAATGTTTTAGACGGAGAAAAACGTTTCCAAAAATCACTGAGGAAGACAATCAGGGAATTAAAGGATGAATGTCTCATCTGCCAAGAAACAGCAAACAGGCTGGAAGTTTTCTGTCGGGAGTGA